Proteins encoded within one genomic window of Synechococcus sp. PCC 7335:
- the cax gene encoding calcium/proton exchanger, which translates to MSPRNIIFYGLLVFIPVSIAAHFLGWSDLIIFVTAAFAIIPLAGWMGTATEEIAVVLGPSLGGLMNATFGNATELIIAIFALRAGLVNVVKSSITGSIIGNLLLVMGFSMLLGGLKFKEQTFQPTIARLNASSMNLAVIAVLLPTAVDFTSTGIEEPVLQKLSIAVAVVLMLVYGLTLLFSMKTHAYLYDVGVAEEADEAASKAAAETVMIDGNAIAVEQKGTTEHAETPNLKLWVGVLLAATLAVAVESEFLVGTLEVASKQLGLSELFTGVIILPVIGNAAEHATAVTVALKNKMDLSLNVAVGSSLQIALFVGPLLVIIGAFMGQPMDLDFNNFELLSVVVAVLVANSISGDGKSNWLEGTLLLATYVVIALSFYFHPVIEGIS; encoded by the coding sequence ATGTCGCCCCGCAATATAATCTTCTACGGCCTGTTGGTCTTCATTCCTGTCTCTATAGCTGCCCACTTTCTTGGCTGGAGCGATTTGATTATATTTGTCACAGCGGCCTTTGCCATCATTCCGCTAGCAGGCTGGATGGGAACAGCGACCGAAGAGATTGCAGTTGTCCTCGGCCCTTCGCTGGGCGGACTGATGAATGCCACGTTCGGCAACGCCACTGAGCTAATTATTGCGATTTTCGCACTCAGAGCGGGTCTAGTAAACGTGGTCAAATCTAGCATCACCGGCTCTATTATCGGTAATCTTCTGCTGGTGATGGGTTTCTCGATGCTTCTAGGTGGCCTTAAGTTCAAAGAACAAACTTTTCAGCCCACCATTGCCCGCCTAAACGCCTCTTCAATGAACTTGGCGGTGATTGCCGTTTTACTCCCTACTGCTGTCGATTTTACGTCCACAGGCATTGAAGAACCTGTACTTCAGAAGCTCTCTATAGCCGTAGCCGTGGTTCTGATGCTAGTCTACGGCCTTACCTTACTATTCTCTATGAAGACCCACGCTTATCTCTATGACGTGGGGGTTGCAGAAGAAGCTGATGAAGCAGCCAGTAAAGCCGCTGCTGAGACTGTGATGATCGACGGGAATGCGATCGCGGTTGAGCAAAAAGGCACCACTGAACACGCCGAAACGCCGAATCTTAAACTGTGGGTAGGCGTCCTGCTAGCGGCAACTCTAGCCGTTGCCGTCGAATCAGAATTTTTGGTCGGTACGCTAGAAGTCGCTAGTAAACAGCTTGGTCTTTCAGAACTGTTCACGGGCGTCATTATCTTGCCCGTAATTGGCAATGCCGCTGAACATGCCACGGCTGTGACCGTTGCCCTAAAGAATAAAATGGATCTCTCTTTGAACGTAGCGGTAGGCTCTAGCTTGCAGATTGCTCTATTTGTCGGCCCTCTGCTAGTGATCATTGGCGCTTTCATGGGTCAGCCAATGGACCTAGATTTCAACAATTTTGAGCTACTTTCTGTGGTTGTGGCAGTTCTGGTCGCCAACTCAATTAGCGGCGATGGCAAGTCGAATTGGCTTGAAGGAACCTTGCTGCTAGCGACCTATGTAGTCATTGCTTTATCCTTCTACTTTCACCCAGTGATTGAAGGCATCAGCTAA
- a CDS encoding endonuclease/exonuclease/phosphatase family protein → MKILLKLLGLTVGLPTVAIALFYFWGSSGGHRQQNYADTVVYTKGGGLNDGAVFVPGETIHSIVSYNLGYLSGLTNNTTTKLECAAFDANQQQVIRALKELEPDIVALQEVDFGSKRSCYVDQSKAIAQGLGLDFGAIAIGWDKNYVPFPYWPPAAHFGKMLSGQSTISRHPIQENSRIVLEKVADNPFYYNAFYLDRLAQVTQIQFGVQPLIVINVHLEAFNEPTRVSQTQFVRSLAEDYAKTYPVILVGDFNSALNRGTFIDASGANHGETQFSIKEMLASEVLVSAVPQSDWIKDLTFPSNQPEYKLDYIFYTPNTIEMVETQVVAAAGEASDHLPVMMRFRLRPDSL, encoded by the coding sequence ATGAAGATCTTATTGAAGCTACTGGGGCTAACAGTAGGGCTACCGACAGTCGCGATCGCACTTTTCTACTTCTGGGGCTCGTCTGGTGGCCATCGCCAGCAAAACTATGCGGACACCGTTGTATACACAAAAGGCGGTGGACTAAACGATGGCGCAGTATTTGTTCCAGGCGAGACTATTCATAGCATTGTCAGCTACAACTTAGGCTATCTCTCAGGACTGACGAATAATACAACAACCAAGCTAGAATGCGCTGCTTTTGATGCCAATCAGCAGCAGGTGATCAGAGCACTCAAAGAACTCGAACCAGATATCGTAGCCTTACAAGAAGTTGACTTTGGCTCGAAGCGCTCTTGCTACGTGGATCAGTCAAAGGCGATCGCCCAAGGGCTAGGACTCGATTTTGGGGCGATCGCCATCGGCTGGGATAAAAACTACGTTCCGTTTCCCTACTGGCCGCCCGCTGCCCACTTTGGCAAAATGCTGTCGGGTCAGTCAACCATCAGCCGCCATCCAATTCAAGAGAACAGCCGGATTGTTTTAGAAAAAGTAGCAGACAACCCTTTCTACTACAACGCGTTTTATCTTGATCGGCTAGCCCAGGTTACGCAGATTCAGTTTGGCGTTCAGCCGCTGATTGTCATCAACGTGCATTTAGAGGCCTTCAATGAGCCGACTCGGGTCAGTCAGACTCAGTTCGTGCGATCGCTCGCGGAAGACTACGCTAAGACCTATCCGGTCATCCTCGTTGGTGACTTCAACAGCGCCCTCAATCGCGGTACTTTTATTGACGCTAGCGGTGCGAACCACGGCGAAACCCAGTTTTCTATAAAAGAGATGCTAGCGTCTGAAGTGCTAGTTTCTGCCGTCCCTCAGTCAGACTGGATCAAGGATCTAACCTTTCCTAGCAATCAGCCTGAATACAAGCTCGACTATATTTTTTATACGCCCAACACGATTGAGATGGTGGAGACGCAAGTGGTAGCGGCTGCAGGCGAAGCCTCTGATCATCTACCGGTGATGATGCGCTTTCGACTTAGGCCAGACTCGCTGTAG
- a CDS encoding HNH endonuclease, whose product MSNCKLCDRTCPELTEHHLVPRQQTKRKKKKNRADLGPTISICPPCHKQIHTLFTNKELAAGLYSADRLRSHPDMIKFLAWIAKQDPYKKVRTRR is encoded by the coding sequence ATGTCAAACTGTAAATTATGCGATCGCACCTGCCCCGAACTCACCGAACATCATCTTGTTCCTCGCCAGCAAACCAAACGTAAGAAAAAGAAAAACCGCGCCGATCTAGGACCCACCATCAGTATCTGTCCGCCCTGCCACAAGCAAATTCACACACTGTTCACAAATAAAGAACTCGCGGCCGGTCTCTATTCAGCTGATCGGTTGCGATCACACCCAGACATGATCAAATTCCTTGCCTGGATCGCCAAACAAGACCCCTACAAAAAAGTCCGCACTCGTCGATAG
- the tsaB gene encoding tRNA (adenosine(37)-N6)-threonylcarbamoyltransferase complex dimerization subunit type 1 TsaB has protein sequence MLGLAIHTTSPQLGLMLQSVEGIDTAIWRHQIWDLGREVSSQLHVKMMRFISPYTWRNLSFVAVAKGPGGFTGTRVGVVAARTLAQQLEIPLFGVSTLAALAMNATMDATISKDIAVMIPAKRGEVFGAIYRPDETGQLLSVLEESVLAEEKWIERLTLWERPLVQIQTAAGEGIASSVRGVSAIAHRQYQAGLRPDWSSVMPFYGQHPVVNR, from the coding sequence ATGCTTGGCCTTGCCATCCATACCACCAGTCCCCAGCTTGGACTGATGTTACAAAGCGTCGAAGGCATAGACACAGCCATCTGGCGACATCAAATATGGGACTTGGGCCGTGAGGTTTCTAGCCAGCTCCACGTCAAGATGATGCGCTTTATATCGCCTTATACCTGGCGGAATTTGAGTTTTGTAGCAGTCGCAAAGGGCCCTGGTGGTTTTACCGGTACGCGGGTTGGTGTAGTGGCAGCTAGGACCTTGGCACAGCAGCTAGAGATTCCTCTATTTGGCGTGTCTACGTTAGCGGCTCTAGCGATGAACGCCACGATGGACGCCACGATATCTAAAGATATTGCGGTGATGATACCCGCCAAGCGCGGGGAGGTGTTTGGTGCGATCTATCGGCCTGACGAAACAGGTCAGTTGTTGAGCGTACTAGAAGAGAGCGTGCTCGCTGAAGAAAAGTGGATAGAGAGGCTAACGCTCTGGGAAAGGCCCCTAGTTCAGATACAGACTGCCGCCGGAGAAGGGATTGCTAGTTCGGTGAGAGGGGTCAGTGCGATCGCTCATAGGCAGTATCAAGCCGGTCTACGTCCTGATTGGTCTTCAGTCATGCCCTTCTATGGGCAGCATCCAGTGGTTAATCGCTAG
- a CDS encoding DUF3598 family protein gives MSVSNSASIPSQWQCLLQNVGTWQGSFTQLSPQGEILSDTPTEVELSPYDNDQAMHQEVRRYPANAPAQIQKLDYRTLNRATRFFETGAFSQGSIQWGPFSTFGAELGLIAGDRRLRLVQLFDKANALKSITLIRERRQNSTAGSTAGSTADSAEVPERPLLTVSELLGTWQGKAVTEYADLRPRQRSETQLTVEQIGRTIQQTITPGPAAAPITSTGTIEGQKISFSDGSQPVQVLLLPDGASSTCPSQITPRQPLFLEVGWLLEPQTRQRLIRSYDASGAWISLTLVTESKISPSD, from the coding sequence ATGTCTGTTTCCAACTCCGCTTCTATCCCTAGCCAGTGGCAGTGTCTACTCCAGAACGTAGGCACTTGGCAAGGCTCTTTTACCCAACTATCACCCCAGGGCGAAATTCTATCTGATACGCCAACAGAAGTAGAGCTATCGCCCTATGACAACGACCAAGCCATGCATCAAGAAGTCCGGCGATACCCAGCTAATGCCCCAGCGCAAATTCAAAAGCTCGACTATCGTACCCTCAACCGGGCAACACGCTTTTTTGAAACGGGCGCATTTTCGCAAGGCTCTATCCAGTGGGGACCTTTTTCTACCTTTGGAGCAGAGCTAGGTCTGATTGCTGGCGATCGCCGACTTCGCCTGGTGCAGCTATTCGATAAGGCCAACGCACTCAAAAGCATTACGCTTATCCGCGAACGGCGCCAAAACTCAACTGCAGGCTCAACTGCAGGTTCAACTGCAGATTCAGCAGAGGTACCAGAACGTCCGCTTCTAACCGTCTCAGAGTTACTTGGCACTTGGCAAGGCAAAGCGGTCACTGAATATGCTGATTTGCGGCCAAGACAGCGTAGCGAGACTCAGCTCACAGTTGAACAGATAGGCCGCACGATTCAGCAAACCATCACTCCTGGTCCCGCTGCCGCTCCGATCACCTCTACAGGAACCATCGAAGGTCAAAAAATTAGCTTCTCTGATGGGTCGCAGCCAGTCCAAGTGCTACTGCTTCCAGATGGCGCTTCCTCGACCTGCCCTAGCCAAATCACGCCGCGCCAGCCTTTGTTCTTAGAAGTTGGCTGGCTACTAGAGCCACAAACTCGGCAACGTTTGATCCGTAGCTATGATGCGTCAGGCGCCTGGATCAGCCTGACGCTGGTAACAGAGAGCAAAATTAGCCCTAGCGATTAA